Within the Miscanthus floridulus cultivar M001 chromosome 2, ASM1932011v1, whole genome shotgun sequence genome, the region ACAACAGTTTCAAAGTGAAAAAATATGAAAGGATAATTAGATACCAACCCGTACAGGCATGGAATTGATGAAATATGAATATACTCATTTACATTAAGTTTTTAAATGGAGCAGTAGTGAGAGCTTTGCAATCTAATAGTAAGCAAAGCATGAACTGAACATGGCAAATTTACAATAAAAGTAGCCACACACTTGCAGCcaaaccataatcaaggcaagttTATTAGTGAATTGCTACACTCTTCCAGCAAAAACACTACCATGCGAACAGCCATGTGTAATGTTAGTACAAGTCGTCCAGCAAAACACTATTGCACAGGGGAAGCAACTACAGTCCCTTAACGGCTCTAATCTGACATGGTTATCTGAATAGACCTCAGACTAtgatgccaaaaaaaaaaaaaaaaacaatggggTCAGATTCAGTAACAAGATTGAGCCGAAGCCTGCAAGTAAAGCAAAATGATCACATCAAGGCATCCACGATTCACAAACACTAGGCGAGCCAAATTTCAGGCAGTGATGTTCAGATCTATCAACAATTTGACTGCCACTCGAACCAaaaccatctctctctctctctttttccgtATATAAAGCATTTCGCGTACTGATACCCCAAGGCGACCTCAAATCTCTAGTTAAATAAGCTCAACCATGTCGCTAATCCACACGACTAAAAACGAAATCCAGATCAGCGCAGAGCAGAACGGGGCCGATCTGGACCCTGGAGGTACGGAGAGGTGTCTCACTCTCACCTGAGCAGCAAGTGGCCCGGTGGAGGCGAGCTCGTCGCGAACAAGGTCCCCCGTCGCGATGTGGGGCACGCCGAGGAGGCGCGACAGGCGGCTCGCGTAGGTGCCCTTGCCCACGCCCGGGCAGCCCAGGAACACCCACTGCACGTTCCTCTCCGCCATCGGCCGCCGCCTGACCCTCTCCTCCGCCGCGAACGAGAACCCGGCGGCCGCAGACGGCGCCTGGTCCGTCGCCAGCGACGTCATGCGTctcctggccgccgccgccatcgccgaaCCACCGGAGGCCGCTGCCCGGAGGAGTCGCTGCACGGCCGCCATGGGATgcagcggaggcggaggcggaggcggaggcgggggtTTAGGGTTCGGCCCTGACCGTTCCCGTCGCGTATTTGTACGTGCGGCGGCGACTGAGATGCGACGGGGAGGGAGACTGGGAGAGGGAGAGTGGCTTGGAGAAGTAGGTGGGTCGCGCGGGGGCGTGGAACCGGTCTACGCTGGGCCTGTGGACCGATCGGCCCCACTGGACGGTAGCGAAGGGACGGTGCGGGAGTGCGGATCCATGGCGCATGGTGTGGTGGGCTAGTGGCCGCATGCCAGCCGTTCGCGCTGCACGTCGGGTCCCACGCGCCAGTGGGGGCTCGGTTCGCATCTTGCGCTTTGTGCCGAGGCGAGCCCGGACAATAGTTTTCGTCCGTCTCGCGGGCCCATCCCACGGCTTTAATTGAGGTCCGCGTGGGATGGGGGACCCGTTGCTCAACTAGACAACTCCGCCTCCTCCGAGAGCAGGCCACAGGCCAGGCTCTGGCTCACCCGCTCCCCTCCTCGCATCTTCCGCCGCCGGCGATCATAATGGCGGCGCCCATGTCCTCCATCGAGTCCGCGTGGCAGGTACCCCACCTCCCGTTTCCCCCTCCCCCTCTCTATCTCCCACTCTTTGTGTCAATCAATCTCTGTTCTCCTCTGCTCTGCTTTCTCTTCTCTCCGTCCTCATCCCCAGATCTCTGTCTCTTTCTGCTCTTCCTCGCCGGGTCAAACATAACGGAAATGAATGCAGCTCCTGATCGCCAACTTCACCGAGTTCCAGCTCGCCACCGTCGTCACCTTCCTGCTCCACGAGACCGTCTTCTTCCTCTCCGGCCTCCCCTCCCTCCTCTTCGAGCGCTTCGGACTCTTCGCCAAGTACAAGATCCAGGTACCCCATGCTTCTttcttgtctttttcttttttcagccaCTGCCCAAAACTGCCAGTGCCCACTGCTGCTGCTAATCTGAAAGAGTATCATGCCCGATTTTATCCATTCACCCCTCGCCCAATCAATTATCGGTCGCCTAGCCTGCATCCGGTGAATGGATGGATTTTCTTGTCTTCTCAAATCATAATAGTAGGAATCAAAAGGTAGCAACTTTGCTGGGtaagagtaggagtaggagtaggagtaggagcagGGGTAGGGGTAGGGGGGACAAACAGTAAATAAATGGGATGATAAGGCTGGACTGGGCAAATTGAGATGACACTTTCCTCTTCTGCTTAACCCACTGTGGAGGAGGATCCAGTGACTGTTTTCGCTTCTCATAGTGGCCATAAAGACAGGGAAAGATGAAAACGATGCTTCTCATTATTTCCGTTTTCTAAAGCCTGCAACAAAGAGTCGGGGTCCTCTCCTTTTCAGTTTCCCTTTCTCCCCACTGGGAGAATGGAAATCGGGAGAATTCTTTCCCATTGCCCACGTCAGCACGTCTTATCGATTTTGTTTGATTCACACATCACAGTGTGAGGCGGTCCTTTTTTGGTCAAAAAAATCGGGACAATTCTTTCGCTTGCTGCTTTGTTGCTTTCTTTGCTGTTGAGGCAGCAAGGCTGTTTAATCTTGCATATTTTTGGATGGGAGTGTATGATGTCAAACTTCACAATTTATACAAGGGAAAGGGAACCGTTGAAGATTTGATCTTTACAGCGCTCACCTTGCAATagtattgtttcagctgttcGCACTATGCCATATTTATGCTGTCCCTCTTTctaaacaatctttaaactctagTGTGTTTCcgctctaagagcatctccaagagtttccaaaacaCCCTCCCAATACAGGATTTTTAGCAAAATTGAAAAAAAACACCTCTCCAACAGTTCCCAAACCCACCTCTCAATTTTTTAGCACTTGCAAAACTGAGCCCCCCAGCGTGCAAAGATACGCGCGATTGCTGGTCCGCGCGTGCGGGCCTGAGAAGTAGAAGGGGGTgggaaaggaaaaggaggaaagaCAGGGTTCCAGGTGAGAAAAGCGCAAGAGAGAAAGATCTGGTGGGAGGGCTTAAATGGGTATAGAAACAAATtcagggttcctgatgcaaaacATCATAAATCTAGGATCGGGTTGCAGAAGAAAAAAGTGCCGTAGAAAAAACGTGTTGGGATAAAAAtattggaaactcttggagatggcctTCTATATTCCTCCCAATACTTTTTTAGGAGTTGCAAAACTTCATGTTTTTAGGATAAAaatattgggtactcttggagatgctctgcaATGGAAATGGGGAATCTCCCTAATTCGCAAAAAAATTTCTATCCAGATCTTATTTAGCTTTCCTTTAGAATTGGAATTGAGTTATTCCCTAAGAAAACATATCTAAGACCCAGGTTGGCTCAATTGGGTTAGTTAGGGGGTAAGTCTAGGCTTACCACTTGGTGTAACTGTTTCATTCTCTTCCTTTTAATAATGAAGAAATGCTACAGCATGTCGgagaaaaacacacacacaccccaaGGTTGGCTCTTCGTTGGCAATAATTTCTCTGCCTCTTCTCTTCAAGATTGAGTGATATTTTGTTCCCCTAGATATTCTGGTTCTTTCACTGAAATGCAATGCCTAGATTTCCCTGTGAAACAGAACATGCATGCTATTAATTCTGTTCCAAGCTCCTAGTGCCCATAAGCAAAGAATGGCTGATCCTTTGTCTCTTTCGTCTTATCATATATTTTTTTTGCGCATATTGTCATATAATATTTAATCTGCAATGTGCGGTATGCTTATCTTGCTACTATATCTGGTTcccttaacaaaaaaaaaatgtgtGCATTTTTATTTGCAGAAGAAGAGCAACACCCCTGCTTACCAAAACAGATGTGTCTTGCGTCTTATTCTGTACCACGTCTGTGTGAACCTGCCTGTCATGATTTTCTCGTACCCTGCCTTCAGATTCATGGGTCTTAGGAGCTCTCTTCCTCTACCACATTGGTATGCACTCACGCTTCTCTCCTGGCTAAAGCACCTCACGTATTTTAGTTACCTTATTGCTAGTATTCTTCATCTCACTATCTCAGCATGTAAATATGAAAGCACCAATGTTCGAGTTGGAGAAGAAAGGCTTAGATATTTCAATCTACTTTTTTTGCAGGACGGTTGTTGTATCTCAAGTTCTTTTCTACTTTGTCCTTGAGGATTTTATATTCTACTGGGGGCACAGGGCACTGCATACGAAATGGCTATACAAACATGTTCACAGCGTCCACCACGAGTAAGTGATATTGCTTCGTTACATCTTACTTTACATGTTGCAACATTTTCTAGTCTATGACAGAACAAATCCTTGCAGGTACGCCACACCCTTTGGTTTAACTTCTGAATATGCCCACCCAGCTGAAATTTTGTTCCTGGGATTCGCCACAGTTGTTGGTCCTGCTCTTACTGGCCCTCATCTGTTCACCCTGTGGCTGTGGATGGTGTTGAGGGTATTGGAGACAGTTGAAGCTCACAGCGGCTATCACTTCCCATGGAGCCCATCAAATTTCCTGCCACTGTATGGCGGGTAAGTAAGCTAGATCATTGTTttccttccccccccccccccccccccccccccccccccccccccttaaaaGGGACTGTGTTTATTTGAAGCTGAACGTCGCACGGTGTGCTCAACTTTTGTCATGATGAATAGCTCGGACTTCCATGACTACCATCACCGTGTGCTATACACCAAGTCAGGGAACTATGCCTCGACATTTGTTTACATGGACTGGTGAGGATCCGTAGCATGACTGTGTTGAGTTGTGCAGGGGCTCTGAACTCCGCCGTTACGTAAGCAGCTCATTGGTTGTGTTTCAGGTTGTTCGGGACGGACAAGGATTATCGCAAGGCAAAGACCATTGAGGAGAAAGAAGGGAAGAATCTGTAGATTGTGGAAGCTGCTCAGTGAAGACATCAGCAAGACTGGCGACAGAGTTGCGCTCACAGAACAAGAGATGGATGCACCCTAGAAACAGTCAGTCAGTTCTTGCCTGACGATCGATACTATAGGTTGAGATTTTGATTTCCTGTGTTTGCTATGATCAAGAATGAGATCCAGGCGACCTTGGTCTGTCATGAACTGAATTTGATAATTTGTAATCTCCTCTTGGGGGTTTGCTTTGCGTTTGTTTCGACTCGCTGGGGTGTATACATGTGGGAATGGGATGGCCTGGCAGCAGTGAATTGTACCATCAGAGACGGCGGGAGTAGCTTTGCACCCTAGAAACTGTCCATGAAAGTCTGGGATGGGATGGCAAGGATtgattgcttgtgttctttgttggtAAGCGATTCCGGATTTGTTCTTCTCGTTTATATAATTTCCCTGGATCTTTGTATATATGTGCGAGACATTTCCTTTGCATGCTCAGGCTCAGCTCAGTCCTGCTAGATGATACTTTCATCGGTGAACGTGACCAACAAACTTGCATCCGTGATACTTTCTACCACTTCTTTTTTAGATAATGAACTTTCTACCACTTGTTTGCTTCGAGAGCTAACTAAtggctaaactttagaccatagaATCTAAAGAGGCTCTAGCGGTGATACTCGATCGGTTGGTGGTTGGTTAGAGGATTAAGTAATTAGCAGAACAGAGCGTGCTTGTGCTGTGCTGCGTCGTCTTGTTCAATTCCATTGCCTTGGTTTCTCATCAGGAACATGTGTGGCGTCTGCCTTCCGGAGAGGCCGATGGATGGCGAGTGATCTCTCCATGGGCTTTGTCTTGTTTTGAGGAAAGCCCATGGGCTTTATCTTGGTCCAGGAAAGCCCACTGGACCTTGCATTGCCATCTTTGCAGCTGCGAAAGCCCACCAACTTATTCGGTCCACTTTCTTCTCTGCTCCTTGATGAAAGCCCAACATCACTGGTTTTCCGACTGGTTTCCCAAAGCAGCGGCAGCCCAGCAAAATAGCTTCAACAGACTTGTACGGTCAGTCAAACGGAACCGTGCAGCAAACGTAAAACGTACGTACATACGAGCACCCAGGTCCACTAAAAAAAAGGCAAACGGTCAAGTCTCTTCAAAGCCGTTCTCCATAACCTCGAACTCGAAAACACGTCTTCAACAGTTCAActcaagtttttttaaaaaaagaagaaaagaaagcacGTCCTCCGATCCGACTCGCGACTCGCCCATGATCAATTGGCCATGAGCAGCTTtcgacgaagacgacgacgacgttcAAAGCCCAGCACTTGGATGAAAATCAGCAAGGCACTGCAGCACTAGAGCGTGCGACGCCAAGAAAATGAAAGGGTCGTTTTCCGTGGCGCGATCGCGTGGCCAGCGCCGCGAAAACAGGCCCAGGGCGCATTGCAGTTGCAGTGCCAGCCACCGGTGCCGGGATGGATCCTTGTCCACGCCTCCACAGGCAAAGCAGAGGCCGTCACGCGACGCGGCCCCGCGGACCGATCTGGATATTTCTGGCTGACCGACCGACGGCGCGACCGGCCGCCGGTCGGTCTCTACAAGGTTAGGCCGCTGTCGCCAAGGCTCTTCCTCCTCCTGTGTCTGCTcggtcgctcgctcgctcgcaaCATTGCCTGGTTTGGCCTGATAGATTAACAGGATCATCTAGCAGTAGATCTAGCAGGTATAACTTGTATTTAGGATAAATGGTAAACCTTAGAAAATAAGCTAATACGAGAAACAGAGAGGAGTGCGGAGATGCATGTTATAACTTTAGGATCGTCTAGCAGTGATCTAGCGGGTACAACTTTGGGATCGGTAGACAGTGACAGAGAAAAGTAGAGGAAGAgtgggaggagtttaccagagggtTTGACAGGGGCGGAGGAAGAGGATCCGGCGGCGGAGGAGCTGCCCTCGGCCATCGCGTCGGGGCAGAGGGGAGGTGCGTCGGTCGGTGAAGTAGTAGACGATGGTGCAGTGCAGTGGCGGCGGGCggaggtgcttcccgtcactggctgcgcccctaggatcgggttagggtttgtaggtgggtgtggcggctcacggtgaacctcgtgccttgagccgccggcccccaccttctttttatagcgcagggtgacaggggccctccagccatagtgggctgggcgcccccgatcagggcgcgtgggtCAAGGGGCCCGagttgggccgttgggcccaacTCGGGATTGAGATcattctaacattctcccccttgatctcatcttTAACTTTATCTTTAACTTTACTCTTTCACTATAACCTTTTCATTTTACTTATTCCATCTCAGATTTGTGCATAgaacatgtttcatcgtcacagtCTATTGCCGTTGGATTTcacagctacaatacacatctctgGTTTGAAATAAATAAATACTTTATCTTTGGGCCCTTATTAttatccaggaatcataggcttctccttaaacccatgccggctacgtgttcaaCGAACactttgggtggtaagccttttgtaagcggatccgcgagcatcttttcagtGCTTATGTGCTCAAGATTTATAACACGATCCTGGATTTtctctttcacaacatagtactttatgtcaatgtgtttggcagcaccacttgacctattgttgtgagcatactctatagctggattattatcacagtataGAGTCATTGGTCCATTGATGTCATCGACCACTTTTAaaccgggtatgaatttctttagccaattcacctgccctgatgcctcataacatgccacaaactcggcatacatagtAGAGTTTGTAGTAactgtttgttttgagcttttccatgatatagctccttttgcgagagtgaacacatatccagatgtggactttctgtcatctcccgcataatcagaatctgagtaTCCCAAGATCTTTAGGGATTCAGATCTTCTGTATGTTAGCATCAGGTCTTTTGTACCTTGTAAATatcgcaaaactttctttaccaatttccagtgttcaaCACCTGGATTACTTTGGAATCTGCCAAGCAACCCGGTTACATAAGCCAAGTCAGGGCGTGTGCATACCTGAGCATACTGTAAatgtccaacagctgaagcatatggaacactTTTCATTTGGTTGAGCTCATACTCATTCTTGGGACACTGAAAATCCCCATacttatcgcccttgactataggtgcAGGTGaaggactacatttatgcatctgGAATTTCTCCAAGACCTTTTCAATGTATGCCTTTTgagacagtcctaataccccctttcttctatctcggtgaatttctatGCCCAAAACAtaggaagcttcaccaagatctttcatctcaaactttgaggacaaaaatctttttgtctcctgtagtagactCATATCATTACTTGCAAGTAAAATATCGTCTACGTATaggactaggaaaatgtatttcccattcttaaATTTTATATAAACACAATTGTCCTCGACATTtgctttaaacccaaaattctttacaATTTTATCAAACTTCAAGTTCCACtgccttgaagcttgctttaacccataaatcgatttctttaggcgacatcccatcttttctttgccttccacgataaaacctttcggttgtgccatgtatacattttcctccaaatccccatttaggaatgCCGTCTTCACATCCATCTGATGCAACTCTAAATCATAGTGTGCCACCAATGCTATTATTATTCTGagagaatctttacatgagactggagaaaaggtctcagtgTAATCAATTCCCTCCCTTTGTGTGAAACCTTtagccacaagtcgcgctttaaatctctctatcttcccttgggagtcatattttattttgtagacccatttacagcctactgttttggctcctttgggAATTTCttccaagtcccaaacatcgttggcactcatcgatctcatttcatcttccatggcttcaaaccACTTGGATGAAtgatcgcttctcatggcttgttcaaatgaggtgggatcaccctccatttgataCTCTTCAGTGATATTATTTAACTCATATATATCACTGGAGATAGCTGGCCTTCTttctctttgagaccttctaggggcctctacATTTGGCACATCTACTATTGGAGGCTGAGATTGCTCCCCCTCATTTGTGGCAACATTTTCAATGGGTTCCTGCtgaacaggttcctcattttcCTCTGTTGTTACCACAGGAGGAACAACAACAGGTTCTTGCTCCACAGTGTCTTGCACTATTGGTGCAGGAACAATAGGTAGCTCGAAAAATGGCTCCTGAATCACAGGATTGGGTGCacacacccgcttctcttcaagatcAATTTTCCGAGCAGCCatactccccctcatcatttcatcctctaaaaatatagcgtgtctcgtttccacaaactttgtgagTCTATCGGGACAGTAGAAACGATAACCTTTTGACCTTTcaggatagccaataaaatggcaactcactgttttgggatcaagtttcccaatatttgggttaaacactttagcctcagcaggacacccccacacacgcaagtgatcTAGTGAAGGtacccttcctgtccataattcatacggtgttttaggcaccgatttacttggcactctattgagaatatgaatggaggTTTTTAATGCCTCTATCCATAAACTCAATGGTAAATCAGAGTAACtcatcatactgcgcaccatatccatcagggtacggttacgcctttcagctactccattttgCTGAGGTTCACCTGGCATGGAATACTGGGCAACTAtaccattttcctgtaagaaccttgcgaaaggtccaggaacttgaccatatggggtatgccgaccatagtactcccccccacggtcggaccggACTAGCTTAATCTTTAAACTATGCTGATTTTccacttcagccttaaatattttAAACTTATCCAATGCTTCATCTCTtcctttaattggataaatatagccaaaccgGGAGTAGTCATCTGTGAATGTAATGAACGAGTCAtagccatccacactctttacaggaaagggACCACAAATGTCAGTGTGAATGATCTCTAatattcctgtgcttcgtttggcattctttttaatttgctttatatattttccttttatgcaatcgatGCATTGCTCTAATTCAACGAATTCCAAAGGAGGAAGAATTTCATTCtttactagtctttctattctccccctcgaaatatggcctaaacgacagtgccataatttcgccGTTGCGTTTGTAGTtcgctttctttttcttttctcattTGTAGACGAGGAAACGCTATCATTCACATTACATATGGAATTCACACTTTCACATAGCGATAACATATATAattcgtcttgtcggaaggcaagaccaacacaaatATCATTAAACCAAATGACACATTTGCCATGTCCAAAATTACAGgtaaaacctgaatcatccaacTTTATTACACTTATCAAATTGCGCTGCAGTGTAGGAacataaaaaacatctctcaaagtAAGACTATTAATCCACAtcataatattgctattaatcaacgttggtcagaataataacaacattataatcaCAGTAAAATTATCCATTTTCAAATATTAaactctcccgttggttcgaatttaataatgaaaacgaTAACaatttaaatacgcagcggaaactttaactTTTGTATAATCAATTTTCCAGAAACATTTGAGAAATAACTTTACTGTTGTCTGAACAAATTATCGTTGGACAAATTTGTGCAGAAAAAGTATCATCTTTCAATTCAAAATGCATTCAAATATGCAtcaaaatgattctggaaaaTAGAAAAACCATAACTGTAATTTCCAAAAGGCAAAAAACCATTTCGGCCCACAACGCGGAGCCTCGGCCCACGGCCTcccgcacgcgc harbors:
- the LOC136535752 gene encoding very-long-chain aldehyde decarbonylase GL1-11-like, coding for MAAPMSSIESAWQLLIANFTEFQLATVVTFLLHETVFFLSGLPSLLFERFGLFAKYKIQKKSNTPAYQNRCVLRLILYHVCVNLPVMIFSYPAFRFMGLRSSLPLPHWTVVVSQVLFYFVLEDFIFYWGHRALHTKWLYKHVHSVHHEYATPFGLTSEYAHPAEILFLGFATVVGPALTGPHLFTLWLWMVLRVLETVEAHSGYHFPWSPSNFLPLYGGSDFHDYHHRVLYTKSGNYASTFVYMDWLFGTDKDYRKAKTIEEKEGKNL